A segment of the Rickettsia bellii RML369-C genome:
TCGGTAATAAAACTGTAGAACAAAGATCATTCAGCAAACCTATATTTTTTGATCTTAATATTTCTACTAGAACACAAAATGTTTCTCAAGTTCAAAGGGCTTTACTTTTACCTCAAGAAGTAATACAGTTACCAAGAGACGAGCAGATTGTTTTAATAGAGTCTTTTCCTCCGATAAAATCTCGTAAGATTAAATATTTTGAGGATAAGTTTTTTACTAGTAGATTATTACCGCCGACTTTTGTACCTACTCAAGTACCTTTTGATCTGCGAGCAAATAATAATGAAACTTCTAATGAGACAGAAGAGGCTGCTGTTGCTCCAGAAAACAGTGAGTAATATATACCCAAATGATTTGAGTATAATTCTACTCTTAAAAGAAAAGAAGTATATACGAAGATGCGTTCAGCTATTATTGATATCGGTTCAAATGCTTTAAGAGCTGTAGTTTATGAAACCGATGAGCTTGGAGCTCCTGAAATTTTTAATTATAAATTCAAAAATTATTTAACCAATCTACTCAATTTAGATAATTTAGATATAAAACATCAAACATATTTATCTCTACAATATCTCACTCATATTTTTACTAAGCTTTCTGTTACTAATATCAGATGCGTTGCAACAGCTATACTCAGGGGACACCCAAAAGCAGAAGAATTTAAAGCAATAATCGAAAAGAAATTCAATATTGAAGTTGAGATTATCTCAGGTGAACGTGAAGCTTATTTAACCGCTGCCGGTTTAATTTCCGGAATTAGCGATGCTTCAGGTATTGTAGCTGATCTTGGTGGCGGCAGCTTAGAGCTTGCACAAATTGCGGATAAAAAAGTTGGTAAGTTAAAATCGCTACCGCTTGGCACACGGATTATTGCTAATAATAATTTTGATAATCTTGGGCTTATTACAGAATTAATTGAAAAAGAATTTGGTCTTGAGCATTATCCTAACCTATATTTAATCGGTGGTGCATTACGTTTAATGAGCCGAATATATATGGAATCTATTAATTACCCTCTTAAAAATTTACATAACTTTGAAATAAGCCGTGTAGAATTTGAATTATATTTGGAAAAATTATCACAAATCGATAAGTTAAAGCTTAGCTATTATGAACAAAAAGCGATTAATTATAACGCTGTTTTAGTAATAAAGGCGATGATTAAAGTGTTTTCTCCAGAGAAAATTATCATCTCAAATTATGGCTTAAAAGAAGGGGTAAGATTTGATTCACTACCGGATAATGAAAAAGAAAAAGATATTATTTATGAGCGAGTTAAGAGATTAGTAAAATTTGATAGAAATATATGTAAAATCGATCAATATATTGAAGCAGTAGAATATCTTTTAATTAATCCTGATACTACAACTCTAATAACGGTGGAGCTAGCTATAATGCTTGCTCAGTATAACAAAAATATCGATAAAACCCTTAGAGCTAATTTCGTTTCAGAATTTATTCTATCTTCAGATATTCCCTTTAGCCATAGACAGCGTCTAATGCTCGGTATTGCACTAACTGTTACTTATACTGCTAAAACTGATATGAATATTAATAAGATAGCTAAAAAAATGATCAGTAAAAGCGATTATTATAACAGCCATATTATCGGTTATTATATAAAAATTGCTAGAGAAATCGATGGTCCAGAATTTCAAGAACCCTCTTTCTCTATTAAGCTAAAAGATGACGAATTTTTACAAATTAATACTTCTATCCTCCCTAAACAAGTCTTCGGAAAAGTCCATGAACGCCTAAAGGATATAAGAAGTGCTAGAAAGAATATCAACCAAAGCTTTAGTGATTAGTATACTCATACCGCCACAGGATGATATAATATAATTTACATAAATTACATAAAATAGTATAATACATAAAGTATGATAATTTTATTAGGTTATAGATATGGCACAGATAGTTAAAGCAACAGAAGCCGTTCGTTCATTTTCCGATATTATTAACCGTGTTTATTATAAAGGCGAAAGCTTTGATATTCAAAAAGGTAATAATATCGTGGCACAAATTACACCTGTCGAAAATAAATCTTCTGTAAAAGTAAAAAATTTAGATGAACTTTTTAAAAATGGTCCACATCTCGACCCTGAGGATGCTGAACAATTTATGAAAGATGTTGATGATGTAAGACGTAGTACTAGAATAAACATTGAGGAGTTGTATCGTAAATGGGATTAATTGTTGATACCTCTATAATTATAGCTTTAGAAAGAGGAAAAATTAGTACTAAAGCATGGTCAAATTATGATCAAGCTTATATTAACCCTATTGTGTTAACTGAACTATTAATAGGAATAGATAGAGTTAAAGATGAAAATAAGCGTGGACAATGTTTAACTTTTATAGAATATGTAAAAAGCTTATTCACTCTACTACCTTTCGGTATTGAAGAAGCATATGTATATGCAAAAATTATAGATAATTTATATAAAGAACGCATAACTATTGGTGTTCATGATTTATTAATTGCAGCGACAGCAATAACTTATAATTATCCAATACTAACTTTAAATACAAAAGACTTTAAAAGAATTCCTGAACTAGAAGTATTAACAGTTCCGCTTAAAGATTAAAATGTTTCAAAACACTAAACTATCATTTTTTCTTGCTAATTTCGAGCTAGTGTTCGACTTTAGCACGCAAAACCAATTAATAGCGGTAGCATTTTTACTAATTACCGCTATTGCAAATTTATATGCGATTTCTCAAAATAGAAAACTTGAAAGTTTAATCGGTAGTTTATATTGCCTTTCATCTCTCATCTGCTTATTTTCAGGCGATTTTATCTCTATGATAATTTCGTTAGAATTTATGACAATTTTTGCCTGCATAATTGTTTTTATAGGAAGTTGTAGTGTAAAACATACTAGGCAATATTTCCTAACCCATTTATTTAGCAGCGGATTAATTCTAACTGGCATGAGCTTGTTAATTGATAAAACAGCTAATATAGCTTTTACTCCATTAACAACAGCGATATATAATTCTGAATTACCGGCAATATTAATACTTGCGGGCTGCCTAATAAACGCTTCAATTATTTTCTTCAATGGATGGGTAGTTAATTGTTATCCTAAAGCTTCAAGTAGTGGGATGATTTACCTACTTAGTTTTACTACTAAAATCGCATTAATCACAATATTTAAATTATTTAGTGGTCTTGAAATACTTAAATTTTGTGGCCTAGCTATGATCATTTATGGTTTAATATTTGCTTTAATAGAAAAAAACCTCAGAAGACTAATATGCTACCTCACTGTTTCACAGCTTGGTTTTATTTTAGCAGCTATAGGGATAAACTCTCCTAGAATATTATATCTTATTCCAATTTTTATATTTATGCATATATTATATAACGGAGTATTTGCTTTATATTTTGCTATTATAGAAGATTCAAACAAAATTAAAAATTACCAAGACCTTAAAACTACTAAATATAATCCTATTTTATTAATTGGATTTATACTTACCATATTAATATATAGCTCCATACTTCCAATTAATTCTTCCTATATTAAATTAGAACTAGTAAATGCTTTAAACGAAAACTACGTTATGATTTTCTTTAAAATAGCAACCTGTACTATATTATTTAGCTTGGTTTTTGAGGGGGTATTAGCATTATTGCAAGTGAGTAATAAAGAGGTAACACGTCATTGCGAGCGACTACAAGGAGCGTGGCAATCTCATTTTATTATCCTGAGATTGCTTCGTCAAAACTTACAGTTTTTCCTCGCAATGACGCCAGTTTATTTACTATACCTCTCTTCCTGCCTTATCACCCTAGCAATATGTGCATTTTATCCTGTTCAAATTTCTGATGTAAATAATAACTTATCAATTATCTTAATTGCATTCTTTCTAGCTTTACTATTTCGCTCATCACCACGTATTTTAACAAAAAATATTAACCTTGATCTATACCGCTATATACAAAAAATTATTTACTTCTGTATCACCAAATATAAAGAAACAAAAAGTGATGAAATAGAGGAAGATGAGTATTTAAATTTTAAAGCTTTCTGGCAAGATACTTTAAGTAAAATATCTACTTGGCATAATGGGCAAACTGCTATATTTATTATAGTATTGATGTTAGTTAGCTTGATTTTAGTACTGTAGTATACACTGTCATCCCGTGGCTTGACCACGGGATCCAGTAAAAAAATACAATTATAAAAAGCTCGATTTATCTCGCTTTATGCTGGATCCCGTGGACAAGCCACGGGATGACCAAAAACCCTATAACACTTATAAACATATGAAACCACCAATTGCCGACAAACAAAACTATAATAATGACGATTATCACTGGCTGCGTGATCCCAAATGGCCAGATGTACAAGATAATAAAATCCTAGATCATTTAAAAGCTGAAAATAAATATACCGAGCATTTTTTCACTGATTTACAAGATGATAAGGAAAAGATCTTTGAAGAATTAAAAGGACGCATTAAGCTAGATGATACATCCACATACACTAAGAAAAAGGATTATTACTATTACCATAGAGTAGAAGCAGATAAAAACTATCTAATATATTGCCGAAAATATAAAAATATAAATGCTCCTGAAGAGATAATATTAGACGTTAATCTTTTAAATACCGGTTTTACTGATGTTGGTGAAGTTGCAATGTCACCTGATCAAAATTTAATGGCTTATAGTGTCGATTTCACAGGTAATGAAAAATATGACATCAAAATATATGATCTCAAAGAACAAAAATATTTAGCTGATATAGTCAAAGAAGTAGCCCCTACTATAATCTGGCATGAGAAATTAAATGGCTTTTTCTATATTACTATTAATGAAAATCAATGCTGGGATAAAGTAATGTTTCATCGTTTAGGCGAGGATGCAACAAACGACAAGCTCATATTTGAAGTAAAGAACTCGGCTCATTTTGTTAGCAGTGAGAAATCTAGTAGCCGCAAATATTTATTTATTAATTCAGGTGATTACAATGGAAATGAAATTTATACAATTTCTATGCATGATGAGAGTTTTACGCCAAAATTAATACGACCTCTTGAGAGTCATATATTTTATGACGTAGCTCATCACGAGAATTATTTTTATATCAAAACTAATTATAAAGCTAAAAATTTCCGTATAGTCAAAGTTCCAGTAGATAACTTCCAGAACGATGATTGGCATAATGATTATATTAAGGAAGAGCAAGATAAATATTTGAAAGATTTTGATATAACAGAAAATTATTTTATTTTAAATTATCGTGATAATGGCTTACCGCTCGTCAAAATAAAAAGATTTAGAGACTCTTTAGAGAAAATCGTTTCCTTTCCTGACGAAAGCTTCCAAGCAAACGGCTATTCTACTAATTTCGATGAAGATGATATACGCTTAAACTACTCTTCTCTTGCAAGACCGAACACCACTTACAGCTATGATTTTGATAGCGATAAGCTAATAATATTAAAAGAGCAGGAAATACCATCTGGCTTTAATCCTGACGAGTATAAAGTAGAGCGAATATTTGCAGATAATCAGGGCGTTAAAGTTCCTATCACTCTCTTTTATAAAAAATCTCTATTCAAAAAAGATGGCTCAAATCCCTTATTTTTAATGGGTTATGGAGCTTATGGTATCGCAATGCCGGTTAATTTTAGAAATATGGCAGTTAGCCTTGCCGATAGAGGATTTATTTACGCAGTTGCTCATATTAGAGGTGGTGATGATCTCGGGCATGATTGGTATAAGGCTGCTAAATTTTTAAATAAAAAAAGAACTTTTGAAGATTTTATAGCTTGCTCAGAAACTCTAATTCAAGAAAAATATACAAGTATAAATAATATAGTAATAATGGGCGGTAGTGCTGGCGGTATGTTAATCGGCTATGTTCTTAATGAGAAACCAGAACTCTATAAAGTATCCGTCGCTTCACGTGCCATTTGTAGACGTTCTAAACACCATGCTTGATGAGACTCTACCCCTAACTCTTTTAGAATATAATGAATGGGGTAATCCAAAGGAAAAAGAATATTTTGACTATATCAAATCCTATTCGCCTTATGATAACGTGAAACCGCAAAACTACCCTGCTCTATTTGTTACTTGCGGTATATCAGACCCACGTGTAGGATATTGGGAACCGGCAAAATGGGTAGCAAAATTACGTGAATATAAAACTGATAATAACCTCTTATTGTTAAAAACAAATATGGATACGGGGCATAAAGGTTCTGCTGGTCGTTTCGACTATCTTAAAGAAACAGCTGAAGAGTTAGTATTTATTTTTAAGATGTTTGATGTAAGGGTTTAGTGTAGTTTATGTCATTCCTAGCTAAAAGCGGGAATCCAATCAATTATATTGTCATCCCGTGACTTGATCACGGGATCTTGTGCCATAGAATGTGTCCTAAGATACCGCAGTCAAGCCGCAGTATGACAGACTTTTTTCTGGATTCCCGCTTTTAGCTAGGAATGACATATAAGGTGCTTATTCGATCCACACCACCACCATGGCATGACACTCTATAAGGTTAAACATGTTTGACGATAAACTCAGTAAAGATTTGTTACTATCTGCTAGAGCTAATAATAATTTAGCTGTAATAAGAATATTACAAGATACAACCAGTGCAATTAACCCGAATCTACAAGATGAGAATGGAAAAACCGCCTTACATTGGGCAGTAATAAATTTAAATCCTCTTATAACTTGCTATATACTTAAAATCGAAAAAGTAAATGTTAATATTCAAGACAATACTGGCTTTACTGTTCTACATTATCTCGCTAAAACAATAAGTAATCTTAAATTTACCACTATCAATGGTTCTTTTTATAAAAGCAACAATTATAGCATTTTAAAAACTTTGTTTGAATATGGTATTGATGTTAATATCCAAGATAATAAAGGTAATACTGCTTTACATTATGCAATATGTAAGAATAATTTCTTTTTTATAGAAGAGTTATTATCCAATAATGCTAGTCCTTTTATTTTAAATAAAGCAGGTTTTTCTATCTTATATAAATTAAATACAAAAAATTGTAATTTTAAAGATGAAATTATAGAATCTTTACATTCTAAATACCCTGAATCAATTGAACTTGGACTAGTTGATAACAAAATTATTATTTATGATATACATAAATTACTTTATAATTTACCTTATTTTATGTATGAACATAATATTTTGATACTAGGAAATGATGCATAAAAATTATTTTGACCAAATAAAAAGACTACCACTTACTTTAATCCTACTCATTAGCCTAATTTGTTCTATTGGGTTTATTGTTCTTTATTCTGCTGCAAACAGCAATCTGCAACCTTGGGCACTTAAACAAATTGTGAATTTTTGTATATTCATGCCTATAGCTATAATCATTGCTTTAATTGATTTACGGATTATCTTTAGATTATCTTATATTTTCTATTTTTGCGTACTCGCTTTATTAGTTGCCGTAGAGCTTTTTGGCTCAACTGCCATGGGCGGAAAAAGATGGATAGATATCGGGATAGTAAAGCTGCAACCTTCCGAGCCGATAAAAATTGCCATAGTATTGATGTTAGCCCGATATTTTCACTCACTAACAGTGGATGATCTAAGTAAACTTCATAAAGTAATTATACCAATTATAGGCGTGCTAGTTCCAGCTTTTTTAATAATTAGAGAACCGGATCTTGGTACAGGTATGATTACTTTAATTGTCTCTAGCATTATATTTTTTGCAGTAGGTTTTAGAATAAAATATTTTATAATACTTGGAGTTACAGCCCTTGTTAGCTTACCTATCGCTTGGAATATGATGTATGATTATCAGAAAAAACGGGTAATGGTATTTTTAGATCCTGAACAAGACCCGCTAGGTGCTAGCTATAATATTATACAATCTAAAATCGCTATAGGCTCAGGGGGCTTTTTTGGGCTTGGGTTAAACCAAGGTAGTCAGAGTCATTTAGATTTCTTGCCCGAACATCAAACCGATTTTATTTTTGCTACTTTTGCTGAAGAATTCGGCTTTTTAGGCGGTATGTTTTTACTTGTGTTATATTTCTCACTTATAACTCTTTCCTTATTAATTGGCGTCAATTGTCGCACTGTTTTTAGCAAATTAATGGTCATAGGCATAACTGCCACGCTATTTAGTCACGTATTTATCAATATGGCTATGGTTATGGGATTAGTACCTGTAGTAGGAGTACCACTACCATTTATTTCTTATGGTGGTACAATGATGGCATCAATGTTGATGGGCTTTGGATTGGTTATGAATGCTCAAGTAAATGGGCATACTAACTTAACAAATATATGAGAGTTTGGTTTGACTATTATAACGAGCATGTTATAATAGTCACAAATATTATTTTTTATAACCACTTCTTCTTTTTAAAATATTTATAGGTAACGGCTATAGATATGACCATTAAAAACAAGGCTATAGGGTAGCCGTAAGGCGATTGAAGCTCAGGCATCATAGTAAAATTCATGCCGTAAATACTAGCTATTAAAGTAGGCGGCAGGAAAAATATAGTCACTAATGAGAAAAGCTTAACCATATTATTCTGCTCAATAGCAATCATACCAAGTGCTGCGTCTAAGGTTCTTGCGATCTCACTAGATATAAATTGTGAAAAATTAATTATTGAATCCACATCCCGAAGTAGTGTATCTAATAAATCTTTTGATGCTTTATTTTGACTTATTTGCGGGGATTTTAAAATATACTGAATAACCATAGTAAGTGAAAATAAACATTCACGACTTTTTGAAAGTAAATCACCTTTCTGTCCTATTTTCTTTAATATTCTTTTATGGTCTATTCGTAAATCATTTAAATTATTATCAAGTATCAAACGCCCATAATCATCAATATCCATACTAACAGATTGCACAACATTTGATAAGCCTGTTACCATATTACGAAGTAACATAAACAACATATGCTCTGCTGTATATTTATACGTCAACTGTTTAGCAAATTTATTAATACAATCATTGAAAGAGGTTAAC
Coding sequences within it:
- a CDS encoding Ppx/GppA phosphatase family protein, with translation MRSAIIDIGSNALRAVVYETDELGAPEIFNYKFKNYLTNLLNLDNLDIKHQTYLSLQYLTHIFTKLSVTNIRCVATAILRGHPKAEEFKAIIEKKFNIEVEIISGEREAYLTAAGLISGISDASGIVADLGGGSLELAQIADKKVGKLKSLPLGTRIIANNNFDNLGLITELIEKEFGLEHYPNLYLIGGALRLMSRIYMESINYPLKNLHNFEISRVEFELYLEKLSQIDKLKLSYYEQKAINYNAVLVIKAMIKVFSPEKIIISNYGLKEGVRFDSLPDNEKEKDIIYERVKRLVKFDRNICKIDQYIEAVEYLLINPDTTTLITVELAIMLAQYNKNIDKTLRANFVSEFILSSDIPFSHRQRLMLGIALTVTYTAKTDMNINKIAKKMISKSDYYNSHIIGYYIKIAREIDGPEFQEPSFSIKLKDDEFLQINTSILPKQVFGKVHERLKDIRSARKNINQSFSD
- the vapB gene encoding type II toxin-antitoxin system antitoxin VapB, with translation MAQIVKATEAVRSFSDIINRVYYKGESFDIQKGNNIVAQITPVENKSSVKVKNLDELFKNGPHLDPEDAEQFMKDVDDVRRSTRINIEELYRKWD
- the vapC gene encoding ribonuclease VapC, giving the protein MGLIVDTSIIIALERGKISTKAWSNYDQAYINPIVLTELLIGIDRVKDENKRGQCLTFIEYVKSLFTLLPFGIEEAYVYAKIIDNLYKERITIGVHDLLIAATAITYNYPILTLNTKDFKRIPELEVLTVPLKD
- a CDS encoding proton-conducting transporter membrane subunit — encoded protein: MFQNTKLSFFLANFELVFDFSTQNQLIAVAFLLITAIANLYAISQNRKLESLIGSLYCLSSLICLFSGDFISMIISLEFMTIFACIIVFIGSCSVKHTRQYFLTHLFSSGLILTGMSLLIDKTANIAFTPLTTAIYNSELPAILILAGCLINASIIFFNGWVVNCYPKASSSGMIYLLSFTTKIALITIFKLFSGLEILKFCGLAMIIYGLIFALIEKNLRRLICYLTVSQLGFILAAIGINSPRILYLIPIFIFMHILYNGVFALYFAIIEDSNKIKNYQDLKTTKYNPILLIGFILTILIYSSILPINSSYIKLELVNALNENYVMIFFKIATCTILFSLVFEGVLALLQVSNKEVTRHCERLQGAWQSHFIILRLLRQNLQFFLAMTPVYLLYLSSCLITLAICAFYPVQISDVNNNLSIILIAFFLALLFRSSPRILTKNINLDLYRYIQKIIYFCITKYKETKSDEIEEDEYLNFKAFWQDTLSKISTWHNGQTAIFIIVLMLVSLILVL
- a CDS encoding ankyrin repeat domain-containing protein; the encoded protein is MFDDKLSKDLLLSARANNNLAVIRILQDTTSAINPNLQDENGKTALHWAVINLNPLITCYILKIEKVNVNIQDNTGFTVLHYLAKTISNLKFTTINGSFYKSNNYSILKTLFEYGIDVNIQDNKGNTALHYAICKNNFFFIEELLSNNASPFILNKAGFSILYKLNTKNCNFKDEIIESLHSKYPESIELGLVDNKIIIYDIHKLLYNLPYFMYEHNILILGNDA
- the rodA gene encoding rod shape-determining protein RodA, which produces MHKNYFDQIKRLPLTLILLISLICSIGFIVLYSAANSNLQPWALKQIVNFCIFMPIAIIIALIDLRIIFRLSYIFYFCVLALLVAVELFGSTAMGGKRWIDIGIVKLQPSEPIKIAIVLMLARYFHSLTVDDLSKLHKVIIPIIGVLVPAFLIIREPDLGTGMITLIVSSIIFFAVGFRIKYFIILGVTALVSLPIAWNMMYDYQKKRVMVFLDPEQDPLGASYNIIQSKIAIGSGGFFGLGLNQGSQSHLDFLPEHQTDFIFATFAEEFGFLGGMFLLVLYFSLITLSLLIGVNCRTVFSKLMVIGITATLFSHVFINMAMVMGLVPVVGVPLPFISYGGTMMASMLMGFGLVMNAQVNGHTNLTNI
- a CDS encoding magnesium transporter CorA family protein; translation: MITTYLKENNAIVKKEEYLVNESTLWIDLFNITNEEREEIKNSLNIDIPTLKDISQIEISERLYTENDALYLTITELINKEKKFPETHSIVFILHKSYLITVRYVELTSFNDCINKFAKQLTYKYTAEHMLFMLLRNMVTGLSNVVQSVSMDIDDYGRLILDNNLNDLRIDHKRILKKIGQKGDLLSKSRECLFSLTMVIQYILKSPQISQNKASKDLLDTLLRDVDSIINFSQFISSEIARTLDAALGMIAIEQNNMVKLFSLVTIFFLPPTLIASIYGMNFTMMPELQSPYGYPIALFLMVISIAVTYKYFKKKKWL